The region GTTAAAGACAAACCACGGCCCCTGAAGGCCGGAGAACCGCTTGAGCACCAGGTTGGGGTAATCCTTCTCAACCGTCCGCGCCTCGGAAGGGGAGAGCGCGGCGAAGATGCGCCCCGTCATGAGCACCTGTCCGGTGCGGAAGGCGGCAAAGCGCGTTGACTGGTCTTTGATGATGTAGGTCGTGACGCCGTCCAGGTAGGGCATATCCTTTTTGAAGTACTTGTCGTAGCGGACGAGCTCAAGGCTGATGCCAGGGGTGTAGTTCTTAAGCATGAACGGCCCTGTGCCCACAACGTCCTTCTTCATGTCCCCCTTCTTCTCGAGGAGGCTCTTCGGAAAAATGACGAACCAGTCCGTGGCGAACTGGGCCATGAAGGAGCCGTACGGCTCCTTGAACACGATGCGCATGGTGCTCTCGTTCACCTTCTCGATTTTGTCGAGCGTGCGGAACTGCTCCTTGCGACCGCTGCGGACCGCCTTGGGTGGGTTCGCCATGCGCTCCATGTTGTAGACAACGTCGTCCACGGTCATGGGCTGGCCGTCGTGGAAGGTGATGCCGGGGCGCAGCTTGAACGTATAGGTGAGGCCGTCGCTGCTGAGGCTCCAGCTCTCCGCGAGGTCGCCGACAATACTGCTGGGATTGCCGGGATCATACTGGACCAGCATGTTGTAGGCGGGAACGAGGGGCTGGAGCAGCGAGATGCTCGTGTTCTGATGGATATCGAAGTCCGTGACGTCCGCGCCGGTGGAGATGGTCAGGGTGCCCCCGCGCTGGGGCTGCGCCACGGGCGAGGGTTTGGGAGCCGTGGTCGCCTGAGCCGGGGCCTGACCGGACGGGCCCGGCGGCGACTGGGAAGGGGCCCCCGCCGGCTGGGCGGGAGCGCAGCTCGCGAGCACGAGCACACTTGCCAGAAGACTTGCCGAAATATAGCGGAATACATGGAGTGGCATGGTGACCCTCCTGACAGTATGATGATGGTGCGGCGTAAACCCTAATAGCCCAAGCAATGTGCCGACATACTAGCAGCGCCACCCCCAGGAGTCAAGGCATAGTCAGCGAGTGCCTGGAGCGAGAGACCCACAGCACCGGCTGGCGTTATATCAGACATGTTCCGCCGACAGAAGGAGTCAGAATGGACACAGAGACTCACGCGGCATTGCCCGGCGTACGCGTCCTGGAGTATGGACGACTCGTCGCCGCGCCGTACGCGGGCAAGCTGCTCGCCGACCTTGGCGCCGACGTTATCAAAGTCGAAGACCCGTGCGGCGACCCGGCGCGCCGTTACGGCCCCTTCCCCGAAGACCGGCCTCACCCGGAACACAGCGGCCTCTTCATGTACCTCAACACCAACAAGAGGGGCGTCACCCTGACCATGGAATCAGCGGAGGGACGCCGTCTTTTCGCCGAACTGGCTGATCAGAGCGACCTGCTGATTGAAGATGCGCCCCCCGG is a window of Dehalococcoidia bacterium DNA encoding:
- a CDS encoding ABC transporter substrate-binding protein — its product is MPLHVFRYISASLLASVLVLASCAPAQPAGAPSQSPPGPSGQAPAQATTAPKPSPVAQPQRGGTLTISTGADVTDFDIHQNTSISLLQPLVPAYNMLVQYDPGNPSSIVGDLAESWSLSSDGLTYTFKLRPGITFHDGQPMTVDDVVYNMERMANPPKAVRSGRKEQFRTLDKIEKVNESTMRIVFKEPYGSFMAQFATDWFVIFPKSLLEKKGDMKKDVVGTGPFMLKNYTPGISLELVRYDKYFKKDMPYLDGVTTYIIKDQSTRFAAFRTGQVLMTGRIFAALSPSEARTVEKDYPNLVLKRFSGLQGPWFVFNTKRKPFDDVRVRRAIFLALDRDAMLKVIGEGEGVVGGFLSPGEWTLSEKEMRQTAGYRIPKAADIAEAKKLLAEAGYPNGFDVPTGFVVRDLVQRPSEFFAGQLQPLGINMKLEVMETTAQSSRTAKRDFAITAQFNASRINDPDELFRKYITNADQAYGDYSDPDVDRLLVEQGRAFDPVKRRQLLLQLSQRLEETAPAISPYWENTILGLWPQVRGFTPPPSGSYMLNRYENIWLAAK
- a CDS encoding CoA transferase, encoding MDTETHAALPGVRVLEYGRLVAAPYAGKLLADLGADVIKVEDPCGDPARRYGPFPEDRPHPEHSGLFMYLNTNKRGVTLTMESAEGRRLFAELADQSDLLIEDAPPGHMASWGLDYATLHERNPRLVVISITPFGQTGPYAHYKAHALTTFHASGEGMLLPNGADYMARPPVTIPGFAHDYDCGMAAAVAGLAALYHARATGHGQHV